One window of the Paenibacillus beijingensis genome contains the following:
- a CDS encoding 3'-5' exoribonuclease YhaM family protein, protein MTLIKDMNAQDQFVGFYLLRELEVRQTNSTPPKDYFDIVLGDSSGQISAKFWDVSPTDKETFFPMALVKVKGIVQLYREKLQVKIMQIRKANDEDGVSLTDFIRSAPIRPIDLVHAIKQALGSITDREIHDLTAFCVDRAEEKLMHYPAAKTHHHAYYAGLAYHMARMLELGEFLCRQRPFLNPDMLKAGIILHDIAKTEEMDARLGIVSEYSLTGKLIGHISIAASWITEAAVRLNIDPRSEKVVALQHMVLSHHNLPEWGSPVLPQTAEAVALHHIDALDAKMQMVEDALDSTPDTEPWTPPIRGLENKAIYRTNGTNV, encoded by the coding sequence ATGACACTAATAAAAGATATGAATGCGCAAGATCAGTTCGTCGGCTTTTACCTGCTGCGGGAGCTCGAAGTGAGGCAGACCAATTCGACGCCGCCCAAAGATTATTTCGATATCGTGCTGGGCGATTCGAGCGGGCAAATATCCGCCAAATTTTGGGACGTGTCGCCGACGGATAAAGAGACGTTTTTCCCGATGGCGCTTGTGAAGGTGAAGGGCATCGTGCAGCTGTACCGCGAGAAGCTTCAGGTCAAAATTATGCAGATCCGCAAGGCGAACGACGAAGACGGAGTGTCGCTGACCGATTTTATCCGCTCCGCGCCGATCCGGCCGATCGATCTCGTGCATGCGATCAAGCAGGCGCTCGGCAGCATAACGGACCGCGAAATCCACGATCTGACCGCCTTCTGCGTTGACAGAGCGGAAGAGAAGCTGATGCATTATCCCGCGGCCAAAACCCATCATCACGCCTATTATGCGGGACTTGCGTATCATATGGCGCGCATGCTGGAGCTGGGCGAATTTTTATGCCGGCAGCGGCCCTTTTTAAACCCGGATATGCTGAAAGCGGGCATCATTTTGCATGATATTGCCAAAACCGAAGAAATGGACGCCCGGCTCGGCATCGTCTCCGAATACAGTCTGACGGGCAAGCTGATCGGCCATATTTCGATTGCAGCGAGCTGGATTACGGAAGCCGCCGTCCGCCTTAATATCGATCCCCGGTCCGAGAAGGTGGTGGCGCTGCAGCATATGGTGCTGTCGCATCACAACCTTCCGGAATGGGGCAGCCCCGTGCTGCCGCAGACCGCCGAGGCCGTCGCCCTGCATCATATCGACGCGCTCGACGCCAAAATGCAGATGGTCGAGGATGCGCTCGATTCGACGCCGGACACCGAGCCGTGGACGCCGCCGATCCGGGGACTCGAAAACAAGGCGATTTACCGGACGAACGGGACGAACGTGTAG
- a CDS encoding PD40 domain-containing protein — MHRFETPRQGGAGLLAYTSNRGGTFEIWIYVPAAGLTYPITRGLGTEFSVPYWSPNRRRIAFIGAGSILYALDTAAGSAAQIDQIEPYTLLDWSPDSRFLTYVKDGQIVIYNVLTHTSRSILQEGAADAQWFPSGRELLFAAPDSAGISQLYRINSDGTDKQQLTQNTEGPLHNVRLSHDGRFALYTSPGVSISIISTVDLATGQTVQLEGGPLAKNYFPEWSPDDSLIAYSATAMEDNRYISLIQTDSRSGGQMKTWAQSDCFASPVSWSPDGNRIAYLSGCTIAEQASQIWLVDIRNPAPFKIVEGGRIAALQWSPPAAALPQTDRYINRQYRVSFPYPASWRKVTEERYEGADGFFQISAISSEKGIDEVCRAEAFHPLRPYGSAPRIVRANIQNQPACFIFPSADQPAEMRSQSALIVKYPKPVPIQGTVYTYFILWADRNHIVPIGQRLMFV, encoded by the coding sequence ATGCATCGCTTTGAGACGCCGCGTCAGGGCGGCGCCGGGCTGCTCGCCTATACGTCCAACCGCGGAGGAACGTTCGAAATTTGGATTTATGTCCCTGCTGCCGGGCTTACTTATCCCATTACCCGGGGGCTGGGAACGGAATTTTCTGTCCCTTATTGGTCGCCGAACCGAAGAAGAATCGCCTTTATCGGAGCAGGCAGCATCCTATACGCGCTTGACACGGCAGCGGGATCCGCCGCACAGATCGATCAGATCGAACCGTACACGCTGCTGGACTGGTCGCCGGACAGCCGATTCCTTACTTATGTGAAAGACGGACAAATCGTCATTTACAATGTGCTCACTCATACGAGCCGTTCCATCCTTCAGGAGGGGGCCGCCGATGCCCAGTGGTTTCCTTCGGGACGCGAGCTTTTGTTTGCCGCACCGGATTCGGCCGGAATCAGCCAGCTCTACCGCATTAACAGCGACGGTACGGATAAGCAGCAGCTGACGCAAAATACGGAAGGCCCGCTTCATAACGTCCGGCTGTCTCATGACGGCCGTTTCGCGCTGTACACTTCACCCGGCGTCAGCATATCCATCATCTCGACGGTCGATTTGGCTACCGGTCAAACGGTTCAGCTCGAAGGCGGACCGCTCGCCAAAAACTACTTTCCGGAATGGTCGCCGGACGATTCGTTAATCGCCTACAGCGCCACCGCGATGGAAGACAACCGCTATATTTCGCTCATCCAAACCGACAGCCGCAGCGGCGGGCAAATGAAAACATGGGCGCAATCGGACTGCTTTGCCTCGCCGGTAAGCTGGTCGCCGGACGGAAACCGCATCGCATATTTGTCCGGATGTACGATCGCCGAACAGGCAAGCCAAATTTGGCTGGTCGATATCCGCAACCCGGCGCCGTTCAAAATCGTGGAAGGAGGCCGCATTGCCGCGCTGCAGTGGTCGCCGCCCGCTGCTGCCTTGCCGCAGACCGACCGGTATATCAATCGGCAGTACCGGGTTTCGTTTCCTTACCCGGCCAGCTGGCGCAAAGTGACGGAGGAGCGATACGAAGGAGCGGACGGTTTTTTTCAAATATCCGCGATTTCGTCCGAGAAAGGGATTGATGAGGTGTGCCGCGCGGAAGCATTTCATCCTTTGCGTCCTTACGGTTCAGCCCCCCGGATCGTCCGGGCAAACATTCAAAATCAGCCGGCCTGCTTCATCTTTCCTTCCGCCGACCAGCCGGCCGAGATGCGAAGCCAGTCGGCGCTGATTGTGAAGTATCCGAAGCCCGTTCCGATTCAGGGGACGGTTTACACCTATTTTATTTTGTGGGCGGACCGCAATCATATCGTTCCAATCGGACAGAGGCTGATGTTCGTTTAA
- a CDS encoding AAA family ATPase, whose translation MRKLVFFLGPAGAGKTTLAKTLAKQRRAAFFDMDTLTRPAAEAIMTLLGQDPDDRDSPVYKRHCRDLGYRITMDAALENVELGTDAFVVGPFTKEIEDPLWHKQELARIGASPNDVDVKALFVFLPDDEHYRRRIQDRGSHLDEWKLSNWSRFSPSLIRRDIKWELPPSSILYFDNSGPLTEEKFAQIERFVYGNDGGK comes from the coding sequence ATGAGAAAGCTTGTGTTTTTTCTGGGACCGGCCGGAGCGGGAAAGACGACTCTGGCGAAAACGCTGGCGAAACAGCGCCGCGCCGCTTTTTTTGATATGGATACGCTGACCCGGCCGGCGGCCGAGGCGATCATGACACTGTTAGGACAGGATCCGGACGACCGCGACTCGCCCGTTTACAAACGGCACTGCCGCGATTTGGGGTACCGCATCACGATGGACGCCGCGCTGGAAAATGTGGAGCTTGGGACGGACGCGTTCGTTGTTGGCCCCTTCACCAAAGAGATTGAAGACCCTTTATGGCATAAGCAGGAGCTTGCCCGGATCGGCGCTTCACCAAATGACGTTGACGTCAAGGCGCTGTTTGTTTTTCTCCCGGACGACGAGCACTACCGCCGCCGCATTCAGGACAGAGGTTCGCATCTGGACGAGTGGAAGCTGAGCAACTGGAGCCGCTTCAGCCCGTCGCTGATCCGGCGGGACATCAAATGGGAGCTTCCTCCCTCTTCCATCCTCTATTTCGATAACTCGGGACCTTTGACGGAAGAGAAGTTTGCGCAAATCGAGCGGTTCGTGTACGGAAACGACGGGGGAAAATAA
- a CDS encoding NAD-dependent epimerase/dehydratase family protein, with amino-acid sequence MKKVLVLGGTRFFGKKLVERLVGEGAGVTIVTRGNVPDPFGGAVTRLQADRTDKAALSRLLGSSSFDVVYDNICYTPQEAEDAIALFADRTGKYIVTSSLSVYPFGEERLSERDFDPYRYPLPHPLPPKGDYAEGKRLVEAVVFQKAPFPAAAVRFPIVLGHDDYTRRLHFHIEHVQDGQPLGIPNPGAKMSFIRSDEAAAFLAWLGRSELAGPVNACSKGEISPGEIVSFISEAVGKPADIVSETEQIHMSPFGVPEPWYMDTEKAEAAGFAFEQLNDWLPDLIREIAAGRSK; translated from the coding sequence TTGAAGAAGGTGCTTGTTTTGGGCGGAACGAGGTTTTTTGGGAAAAAGCTGGTGGAGCGGCTGGTAGGCGAAGGGGCAGGCGTCACGATCGTCACAAGGGGCAACGTTCCCGATCCGTTCGGCGGCGCTGTAACGCGGCTGCAGGCCGACCGCACCGATAAGGCGGCGCTGAGCCGCCTGCTTGGCTCCTCTTCGTTCGATGTCGTATATGACAACATTTGTTATACGCCGCAGGAAGCGGAAGACGCTATCGCTTTATTTGCGGACCGGACCGGCAAATATATCGTCACGTCGTCGCTCAGCGTCTACCCGTTTGGGGAAGAGCGGCTAAGCGAGCGCGATTTTGACCCGTACCGCTATCCTTTGCCGCACCCCTTGCCGCCGAAAGGCGACTATGCGGAAGGGAAACGGCTGGTGGAGGCGGTCGTGTTCCAGAAAGCGCCGTTTCCGGCCGCGGCCGTCCGTTTCCCGATCGTGCTCGGGCATGACGACTATACCCGCAGGCTTCATTTTCATATTGAGCATGTCCAGGACGGGCAGCCGCTCGGCATCCCGAACCCGGGCGCAAAAATGTCGTTCATCCGTTCCGACGAAGCGGCCGCGTTCCTCGCCTGGCTGGGCCGATCCGAGCTGGCTGGGCCGGTAAACGCTTGTTCCAAAGGGGAAATATCCCCCGGGGAAATCGTGTCGTTTATTTCGGAAGCGGTCGGCAAACCGGCCGATATCGTCAGCGAGACGGAGCAGATCCACATGTCGCCGTTTGGCGTGCCCGAGCCTTGGTACATGGATACGGAAAAAGCGGAAGCCGCCGGTTTTGCGTTCGAGCAACTGAACGATTGGCTGCCGGATTTAATCCGGGAGATCGCTGCCGGCCGATCAAAATGA
- a CDS encoding HAD family hydrolase: MTGRTVCFGAMSAQVKCVAFDKDGTLFDAFGFWTYIDNLRKEAFLSVVGDGHRQAWSRLMGITEDGVDHHGVLAVASTQEEIIMTAGLLYQLGGGSWVQCKQIASEIFRTADAQLQIDLAFKRVEGAPEIFHALRQEGIYTGILTSDALARTEDCMRLLNILEQLDFVITPEKVQTGKPSPDMVHLACEELCIQPADMAVVGDSIVDMRMAKAAGSLAVGIITYEGSEEVLAPEADVLIRSLNEIRII; encoded by the coding sequence GGCATTCGACAAGGATGGAACGCTGTTCGATGCCTTCGGCTTCTGGACCTATATCGATAATTTGCGCAAAGAAGCGTTTCTGTCTGTCGTGGGCGACGGGCATCGGCAGGCATGGAGCAGGCTGATGGGGATAACCGAAGATGGTGTTGACCATCATGGCGTGCTGGCGGTTGCGTCCACTCAGGAAGAGATTATTATGACCGCCGGGCTTCTATATCAGTTGGGAGGCGGTTCATGGGTGCAATGCAAGCAGATCGCGTCGGAAATTTTCAGAACCGCTGATGCACAGCTTCAGATTGACCTTGCTTTCAAGCGTGTCGAAGGAGCACCTGAAATTTTTCATGCGCTGCGTCAGGAGGGAATCTACACCGGCATTTTGACTTCGGATGCTCTGGCGCGAACGGAAGATTGCATGCGTCTGCTAAATATATTGGAACAATTGGATTTTGTCATTACACCCGAGAAAGTTCAAACCGGCAAGCCGTCTCCCGACATGGTCCATTTGGCGTGCGAAGAGCTGTGTATCCAACCTGCCGATATGGCGGTCGTCGGCGATTCAATCGTGGATATGAGAATGGCTAAGGCGGCGGGAAGTCTGGCTGTAGGCATCATCACGTATGAAGGCTCTGAAGAAGTGTTGGCTCCGGAGGCGGATGTGCTTATCCGCTCGCTTAACGAAATTCGAATCATCTAG
- a CDS encoding DUF3320 domain-containing protein: MSYKITCDWTYSETINYAMQQNHVPVVKRVVLTNNSDDDLHNVTVTLTAEPDFAFEWSKTYDVLPAGHPADLGTIDVHMSASYLGGLSERVSGTMTLTVMQGETPLLQERQPITVLTFDEWSGLAVLPELAAAFVMPNHPQVAQIVREAADNLGKWSGNPSFTAYQSKDPNRVRMQAAAIYAALQNRGISYNVAPPSFEKIGQRVRLPEAVFAQRMGNCLDLSLLYAACMEAVGLHPLLIFTEGHAFAGVWLVEETFSESVQDDISLLTKRIASGVNEICVIESTAFVQGTGATFDDAVLRAESKLQNPDQFDCVVDVRRARGGSIRPLPLRTATPEGWEIEAPLPEADSSAAPLPVEVIAKPEDAESIPITRQKLWERRLLDLSLRNTLLNFRLTKASVSLMTVQLGELEDALARREEFSLLAKPGDWQDEVRSANLYQSISGSHPLAELLHQEFKRNRLRADLNEAELEKRLVHLYRSSRSSLEENGANTLYLALGLLKWYETNVSELPRYAPLVLIPVDIVRKSSRLGYVIRGRDEEPQINITLLEMLRQDFGIQIGGLDPLPRDDNGVDLKGIFTVIRHALMQMSRWDVEESAYLGLFSFGQFVMWNDIRTRVDALAENAIVASLMEGKLLWQEAAGEERPLDEEHPGRLTVPVSADSSQLSAIRAAADGQSFVLHGPPGTGKSQTITNMIASALAGGKRVLFVAEKMAALSVVQKRLEQIGLGPFCLELHSNKSTKKAVLDQLNAAMEAPRAQTPETWSVQADRLGGLRGELNGYATALHRQHRFGLSLFEAIAGFERAGKGLDPVRFDLAAIETLTPEKLSVWRDLASRIQAAGRQSGTPAGHPWREARCAAYSQPFKDEVERLLERYGAELQPCQDALAQAASLLQTGSEALCARDITMLVQLCELLLQVPDVKPALLQAANLEETAAGLKAAAEQGKRRDAIRQTVCASFSPDAVRFDARLTLSEWTKAELQWFLPKWTGQNRVLKLLKGMALPGTNLSKERVKGHLNDIIRWQEEEQKLQEAGGSAAPLIGSTLWNEEHGDWDAVLKTCDWVMQLDRLLAGWYNSPAAALQARSRIGELLQSGRSAFMAQSGVLERAAALYKQTDALERELLLQLQVDREELAAAAGPASWYSFMQRKTGVWAMSLDALRDWCAWQRVREQAEAEGLLPLLIPYERGELPNEQLIPAFERGLYKACANDIIANDERLGSFSGSLFEESMERFAETDRRFEELTRQEIAARLSAKVPQMTQEAAQSSEAGILQRAIRSGGRGVSIRKLFEQIPNLLPRLTPCMLMSPISVAQYLDPAGAKFDLVIFDEASQVPTAWAVGALARGKQAVIVGDPKQLPPTSFFSKTNDEEGEEETAVQDMESILDDALALGMPQMHLSWHYRSRHESLIAFSNAHYYDNKLLTFPSPDEPVSSVTWRPVGGFYDRGRSKQNRAEAEAVIAEISRRLKDDKLRQSSIGVVTFSSIQQTLIEDLLDEELKKEPGLELLMAQLPEPLFVKNLENVQGDERDVILFSVGYGPDEAGKISLNFGPLNRQGGWRRLNVAVSRARREMIVFSTLRSDQLSASRTSAQGVLGLKAFLDFAEKGKHVLPVGDSAAQADSVRYIQRTIADELKHFGYEAGLHIGTSGYRIDVAVLDPDDPGRYLLGILLDGPMYHQAKTARDRDILRPQVLQQLGWSLHRVWMPDWWENREAELRKIGLAVERIRIVRAQQEAAAASALQSEPAGITEEASMAAVSMADSAEASARSEEDPTANARPEKSTIVDIPEADERTVYAPAADASATDTPDASARSADASTVDAQASSATTASGSTSSAPTSDALAAQPIPSSGDHPLPSGAMPYAPCQPEAVSLGMDAFYAPEHTPLLLKQLKQVVNAEGPISRSLLAKRVLQAWGIGRMGAKIDRRMEELLSRLNVNRTETAGGAFFWPEGTGPDEYTGFRAAREDTHRRTAEDLPPEEVANAVKWVLAAQISLSQEDLAKQTLKALGYARSGPALDKAVRSGVELAIERGMAFVDGQERIVYKE, encoded by the coding sequence TTGAGCTACAAAATCACATGCGATTGGACGTACAGCGAAACGATCAATTATGCGATGCAGCAAAATCACGTGCCTGTCGTAAAACGGGTTGTATTAACAAATAATTCGGATGATGATCTGCATAACGTAACGGTAACATTGACTGCCGAGCCGGATTTTGCTTTTGAATGGAGCAAAACATATGATGTGCTGCCGGCCGGGCATCCGGCGGATCTCGGAACTATCGATGTGCACATGTCCGCTTCGTATCTCGGCGGATTGTCGGAGCGGGTAAGCGGCACGATGACCCTCACCGTCATGCAGGGCGAAACGCCGCTGCTGCAGGAGAGGCAGCCGATCACCGTGCTCACGTTTGATGAGTGGAGCGGGCTGGCCGTACTGCCGGAGCTGGCCGCCGCATTCGTAATGCCCAATCACCCGCAGGTGGCGCAGATTGTGCGTGAAGCGGCAGACAATTTAGGCAAATGGAGCGGCAATCCTTCGTTCACGGCTTATCAGAGCAAAGACCCTAACCGGGTGCGGATGCAGGCGGCGGCCATTTATGCGGCGCTGCAAAACAGAGGCATCTCTTACAACGTAGCGCCGCCAAGCTTCGAGAAGATCGGCCAGCGCGTCCGTCTTCCGGAAGCGGTATTTGCTCAGCGTATGGGCAACTGCCTCGATTTGTCGCTTTTGTATGCCGCCTGCATGGAAGCGGTCGGGCTGCATCCGCTGCTCATTTTTACCGAGGGGCATGCGTTTGCGGGCGTTTGGCTTGTGGAGGAGACGTTCTCCGAGAGCGTCCAGGACGATATTTCACTGCTGACGAAGCGGATCGCTTCCGGCGTTAACGAAATATGCGTGATCGAATCGACCGCTTTCGTGCAGGGAACGGGGGCCACTTTCGACGATGCGGTGCTGCGGGCGGAATCCAAGCTGCAAAATCCGGATCAATTTGATTGCGTCGTGGACGTGCGCCGTGCGCGTGGAGGTTCCATTCGTCCGTTGCCGCTGCGGACGGCAACGCCGGAAGGATGGGAGATCGAAGCCCCGCTTCCCGAAGCCGATTCGTCCGCTGCTCCGCTGCCGGTCGAAGTGATTGCGAAACCGGAGGATGCGGAGTCGATCCCCATCACCCGCCAGAAGCTGTGGGAGCGCCGCCTGCTCGATTTGTCCCTCCGCAATACGCTTCTTAATTTCAGGCTGACGAAAGCCAGCGTGTCACTAATGACCGTTCAGCTTGGCGAATTGGAGGATGCGCTTGCCCGGCGCGAAGAGTTCTCTCTGCTCGCAAAGCCAGGGGACTGGCAGGACGAGGTGCGAAGCGCGAATTTATATCAAAGCATAAGCGGCAGCCACCCTCTGGCGGAGCTGCTCCATCAAGAATTTAAACGAAATCGTCTGCGCGCAGACCTGAATGAGGCGGAGCTGGAAAAACGCCTCGTACATTTGTACCGCTCCTCCCGCAGCTCGCTTGAAGAAAATGGAGCAAACACGCTGTATCTTGCGCTCGGACTGCTGAAATGGTACGAGACGAACGTCAGCGAACTGCCCCGGTATGCGCCGCTCGTCCTCATCCCGGTTGATATCGTCCGAAAATCGTCACGCCTCGGATATGTGATCCGCGGCCGGGACGAGGAACCGCAAATCAATATTACGCTGCTGGAAATGCTCCGGCAAGATTTCGGCATCCAGATCGGCGGGCTTGATCCGCTTCCGAGAGACGATAACGGCGTTGATCTGAAAGGGATCTTTACCGTCATCCGGCATGCCCTGATGCAGATGTCCCGCTGGGATGTGGAAGAATCCGCATATTTGGGACTGTTTTCTTTCGGCCAGTTTGTCATGTGGAACGACATCCGCACACGCGTCGATGCTTTGGCGGAGAACGCGATCGTCGCCAGCTTAATGGAAGGGAAGCTGCTGTGGCAGGAAGCGGCCGGAGAGGAGAGGCCGCTTGACGAGGAGCATCCCGGCCGGCTTACCGTCCCGGTAAGCGCCGATTCCTCCCAGCTGTCGGCGATACGGGCGGCGGCAGACGGCCAAAGCTTCGTGCTGCACGGCCCTCCGGGGACCGGCAAGTCCCAGACGATTACGAATATGATCGCAAGCGCGCTCGCCGGCGGCAAGCGGGTGCTGTTCGTGGCGGAGAAAATGGCTGCCCTGTCCGTTGTCCAGAAGCGGCTGGAGCAGATTGGTCTAGGCCCGTTCTGTCTGGAGCTGCATTCGAACAAAAGCACGAAGAAAGCCGTTCTCGATCAGCTTAACGCAGCAATGGAAGCGCCGCGGGCGCAGACGCCGGAAACGTGGAGCGTTCAGGCGGACCGCCTGGGAGGCTTGCGCGGCGAACTCAACGGGTACGCTACCGCGCTTCATCGTCAGCACCGCTTTGGCCTTTCTTTATTTGAGGCGATAGCCGGATTTGAACGTGCCGGCAAAGGGCTCGATCCCGTTCGCTTCGACTTGGCCGCCATCGAAACACTCACGCCGGAGAAGCTGAGCGTTTGGCGGGACCTCGCCTCCCGGATTCAAGCGGCGGGGCGTCAAAGCGGAACTCCGGCCGGACATCCTTGGCGCGAAGCGCGCTGCGCCGCTTACTCGCAGCCGTTTAAAGATGAAGTGGAGCGGTTGCTGGAACGGTATGGCGCCGAGCTGCAGCCTTGCCAGGATGCGCTGGCCCAGGCCGCCAGCCTGCTTCAAACCGGTTCAGAAGCCTTGTGCGCCCGCGATATAACGATGCTCGTCCAGTTATGCGAATTGTTGCTCCAAGTGCCGGACGTGAAGCCGGCTTTGCTGCAAGCTGCGAATCTGGAGGAAACCGCAGCCGGGTTGAAAGCCGCGGCGGAACAAGGGAAACGAAGAGATGCGATTCGTCAAACCGTCTGCGCCAGCTTCAGCCCGGATGCTGTCCGTTTCGATGCGCGGCTGACGCTTTCGGAGTGGACGAAGGCGGAGCTGCAGTGGTTTTTGCCGAAATGGACGGGACAAAACCGCGTGCTGAAGCTGCTGAAAGGGATGGCGCTCCCCGGTACAAACCTGTCCAAGGAGCGGGTGAAAGGTCACCTGAACGATATCATCCGTTGGCAGGAAGAAGAGCAAAAGCTGCAAGAAGCGGGCGGTTCCGCCGCCCCGCTGATCGGAAGCACGCTGTGGAACGAAGAGCATGGCGATTGGGACGCCGTGCTGAAGACTTGCGATTGGGTTATGCAGCTGGACAGGCTGCTTGCCGGCTGGTACAACAGTCCGGCCGCTGCGCTGCAGGCGCGCAGCCGGATCGGCGAGCTGCTCCAAAGCGGGCGCAGCGCTTTTATGGCGCAGAGCGGGGTGCTGGAGCGCGCGGCAGCTCTTTACAAGCAGACCGATGCGCTTGAGCGGGAGCTGCTTCTGCAGCTGCAGGTTGATCGGGAAGAGCTTGCGGCTGCGGCCGGACCTGCGAGCTGGTATTCGTTCATGCAGCGCAAAACGGGCGTATGGGCCATGAGCCTGGACGCATTGCGCGACTGGTGCGCATGGCAGCGGGTGCGCGAACAAGCGGAGGCGGAAGGTCTTCTCCCGCTCCTTATTCCTTACGAGCGAGGCGAGCTGCCGAATGAACAGCTGATTCCGGCTTTTGAGCGGGGGCTGTATAAAGCTTGCGCAAACGATATTATTGCCAATGACGAGCGGCTGGGCTCTTTCTCCGGCTCTTTGTTTGAAGAGAGCATGGAGCGGTTCGCGGAGACGGACCGCCGCTTTGAGGAACTGACCCGACAGGAGATCGCCGCGCGGCTCTCGGCCAAAGTTCCGCAAATGACGCAAGAAGCGGCCCAGAGCTCCGAAGCGGGCATCCTGCAGCGGGCGATCCGCAGCGGCGGCAGAGGCGTTTCGATCCGGAAACTGTTCGAGCAAATTCCGAATCTGCTCCCGAGATTGACGCCCTGCATGCTGATGAGCCCGATTTCCGTCGCGCAATATTTGGATCCGGCAGGCGCCAAATTCGATCTCGTTATTTTCGACGAGGCTTCGCAGGTTCCTACCGCTTGGGCGGTCGGCGCTTTAGCCAGGGGCAAACAGGCCGTCATCGTTGGAGATCCGAAGCAGCTGCCGCCGACAAGCTTTTTCTCCAAAACAAACGATGAAGAAGGCGAAGAAGAAACGGCGGTTCAGGACATGGAAAGCATACTCGACGACGCGCTGGCGCTGGGCATGCCGCAGATGCATTTATCCTGGCATTACCGCAGCCGCCACGAAAGTTTGATCGCGTTCAGCAATGCGCACTATTACGACAACAAACTGCTGACGTTCCCGTCGCCCGATGAGCCGGTATCCAGCGTGACGTGGCGCCCTGTGGGCGGATTTTACGACCGGGGACGCTCCAAGCAAAACCGCGCGGAAGCGGAAGCGGTCATTGCGGAAATTTCACGGCGGCTGAAAGACGATAAACTGCGTCAATCCAGCATCGGGGTTGTCACGTTCAGCTCTATCCAGCAAACGCTGATTGAGGATTTGCTCGATGAGGAGCTGAAGAAGGAGCCGGGATTGGAGCTGCTGATGGCGCAGCTGCCGGAGCCGCTGTTCGTCAAAAATTTGGAAAACGTGCAGGGCGATGAACGGGACGTCATTTTATTTTCGGTCGGTTACGGTCCGGATGAAGCGGGAAAGATCAGCCTGAACTTCGGGCCGCTGAACCGGCAGGGAGGGTGGCGCCGCCTCAATGTGGCGGTGTCGCGGGCGAGACGCGAAATGATCGTCTTTTCCACCCTGCGTTCCGATCAGCTGAGCGCCAGCCGGACGAGCGCGCAGGGCGTGCTCGGATTGAAAGCTTTTCTGGACTTTGCGGAAAAAGGAAAGCATGTGCTGCCGGTCGGCGATAGCGCCGCACAGGCCGACTCGGTTCGTTATATCCAGCGCACGATAGCGGATGAACTAAAGCATTTTGGCTACGAGGCCGGTCTTCATATCGGTACTTCGGGATACCGGATCGACGTTGCCGTCCTCGATCCGGACGACCCCGGCCGATATTTGCTCGGCATTCTGCTTGACGGTCCGATGTATCACCAAGCGAAGACGGCGCGCGACCGGGACATTTTGCGTCCTCAAGTGCTGCAGCAGCTTGGCTGGAGCCTGCACCGCGTATGGATGCCGGATTGGTGGGAAAACCGGGAAGCGGAGCTGCGCAAAATCGGGCTGGCGGTCGAGCGGATCAGAATCGTGCGGGCGCAGCAGGAAGCGGCCGCCGCGTCTGCCTTGCAGTCAGAGCCGGCCGGCATAACGGAGGAGGCCTCCATGGCGGCGGTCTCTATGGCGGATAGCGCTGAGGCAAGCGCCCGTTCAGAGGAGGATCCCACGGCGAACGCCCGCCCGGAGAAGTCCACCATAGTGGATATCCCGGAAGCCGATGAACGCACGGTGTACGCTCCGGCGGCCGATGCCTCTGCGACGGATACCCCTGACGCGAGCGCCCGTTCCGCGGATGCTTCCACGGTGGACGCCCAGGCGTCGAGCGCCACGACGGCGAGTGGCTCCACGTCGAGCGCCCCGACATCGGATGCCTTGGCGGCCCAGCCGATCCCTTCAAGCGGCGACCATCCGCTTCCAAGCGGGGCGATGCCGTATGCGCCGTGCCAGCCGGAGGCCGTTTCGCTCGGAATGGACGCTTTTTACGCTCCGGAGCATACGCCGCTGCTGCTTAAGCAGCTGAAGCAAGTTGTTAACGCGGAAGGACCGATCAGCCGCAGTCTGCTTGCAAAGCGGGTGCTGCAGGCATGGGGAATCGGACGGATGGGCGCCAAAATCGACCGGCGGATGGAAGAGCTTTTGTCCCGGCTAAACGTCAATCGGACGGAAACGGCGGGCGGGGCGTTTTTCTGGCCGGAAGGAACCGGGCCGGATGAATATACCGGCTTCCGCGCAGCGAGGGAAGATACCCATCGCCGCACCGCCGAGGATCTGCCGCCGGAAGAAGTGGCAAACGCTGTGAAATGGGTGCTTGCAGCCCAAATCAGCCTGTCGCAAGAGGACCTGGCCAAGCAAACGCTGAAAGCGCTCGGATATGCCCGCTCCGGACCGGCTTTGGACAAAGCGGTACGCAGCGGGGTCGAGTTGGCGATTGAACGCGGGATGGCATTCGTAGACGGCCAGGAGCGCATTGTTTATAAGGAATAG